The following coding sequences lie in one bacterium genomic window:
- the secD gene encoding protein translocase subunit SecD has protein sequence MNRSLQIRAGLSAVAVLLAIYGLLPTFKSLSISHAEREAAKANPTRLAEIEAIDAKAIRRGLDLKGGMYLVLEVDQTNMDSGQAADALQRVKEILYNRIDKFGVSEPEITTFGSNRIVVKLPGLQDPERAKGLIGKTARLEFRLVRQPDDLQDALTRLDQAFAGTVTTPAAAPGDTALVPDQDQFLRDHPFSGLVMTQAGITSTPLFVAEENVDRVQAMLDDPRTAARLRGMEFQFGMDPMNVGGATSLRPLYLVDAAPIISGDQLTDALSSADNERPGLWQVTFTLNNRGAREFGRATGENVGRFLAISLDGRISSAPVIQSRITSTGSITGNFTNAEANDLALLLRAGALPTDITIAEERTVGPSLGSDSIRMGVNASMWGALLVVVFMLVYYRLSGVVAVVALTANILILLAVLAQFDLVLTLPGLAGVALTVGMAVDANVLINERIREELRKDKTIRAAVQAGYQNATRTIIDSNVTTLIAGGVLLWFGTGPVKGFAVTMCIGILTSMFTALVMTHAIMDVVTQGKGKQKLSI, from the coding sequence ATGAACCGTTCCCTGCAGATCCGGGCAGGGCTGAGCGCCGTCGCCGTCCTGCTGGCGATCTACGGCCTGCTGCCGACCTTCAAGTCCCTGTCGATCTCCCACGCGGAGCGGGAGGCCGCCAAGGCCAACCCGACACGCCTGGCCGAGATCGAGGCGATCGACGCCAAGGCGATCCGCCGCGGCCTCGACCTCAAGGGCGGCATGTACCTCGTACTCGAGGTCGATCAGACGAACATGGACTCCGGCCAGGCCGCCGATGCCCTGCAGCGGGTCAAGGAGATCCTCTACAACCGCATCGACAAGTTCGGCGTCTCCGAGCCCGAGATCACGACCTTCGGTTCGAACCGGATCGTGGTCAAGCTGCCCGGGCTGCAGGACCCCGAGCGCGCCAAGGGCCTGATCGGCAAGACGGCCCGCCTCGAGTTCCGGCTCGTGCGGCAGCCCGACGACCTGCAGGACGCCCTGACGCGCCTCGACCAGGCCTTCGCCGGTACGGTGACCACCCCGGCTGCCGCGCCCGGCGACACCGCGCTGGTGCCCGACCAGGACCAGTTCCTGCGCGACCATCCGTTCAGCGGCCTGGTCATGACGCAGGCCGGCATCACGAGCACGCCGCTGTTCGTGGCCGAGGAGAACGTCGACCGCGTCCAGGCGATGCTCGATGACCCGCGCACGGCGGCCCGCCTGCGCGGCATGGAGTTCCAGTTCGGCATGGACCCGATGAACGTCGGCGGCGCCACCTCGCTGCGCCCGCTCTACCTCGTCGACGCCGCGCCGATCATCAGCGGCGACCAGCTGACCGATGCCTTGAGCTCCGCCGACAACGAACGCCCGGGCCTCTGGCAAGTCACGTTTACGCTGAACAACCGCGGCGCCCGCGAATTCGGCCGCGCTACGGGCGAGAACGTGGGCCGCTTCCTGGCCATCTCGCTGGACGGCCGCATCTCGTCGGCCCCGGTGATCCAGTCGCGCATCACCAGCACGGGCTCCATCACCGGCAACTTCACCAACGCCGAGGCCAACGACCTGGCCCTGCTGCTGCGCGCCGGTGCGCTGCCCACCGACATCACGATCGCCGAAGAGCGCACCGTGGGCCCGAGCCTGGGTTCGGACTCGATCCGCATGGGCGTCAACGCCTCGATGTGGGGAGCGCTCCTGGTCGTCGTGTTCATGCTTGTCTATTACCGGTTGAGCGGGGTTGTCGCGGTCGTTGCCTTGACGGCGAACATCCTGATCCTGTTGGCGGTGCTGGCCCAGTTCGACCTGGTCCTGACGTTGCCGGGCCTGGCCGGCGTCGCGCTCACGGTGGGTATGGCTGTGGACGCCAACGTGCTGATCAACGAGCGCATCCGCGAGGAATTGCGCAAGGACAAGACGATCCGTGCCGCGGTGCAGGCCGGCTACCAGAACGCGACGCGCACGATCATCGACTCGAACGTGACGACCCTGATCGCCGGCGGCGTGCTGCTGTGGTTCGGCACCGGGCCGGTCAAGGGCTTCGCCGTGACGATGTGCATCGGCATCCTGACGAGCATGTTCACCGCGCTGGTCATGACCCACGCGATCATGGACGTTGTCACGCAGGGCAAGGGTAAGCAGAAGCTCAGCATCTGA
- a CDS encoding IS1 family transposase, translated as MNTNASYFDPPHCPNPNCHFHKGLRQGWRFKRIGYHWSHCQRKRIPRFLCQCCRRSFSSQTFATTYWLKRPEVLGQLVMKTVGCMANRQIARELRVAPSTIDRQLARLGRHCLLYHSQQMRDAKPASTVAIDGFVTFEHSHFWPFHHHPAVEPESDFIVYFTDSEVRRSGTMTDAQKRKRERLEQQYGRPDPKAVLKDVTHLLEVVVGRQKRLTVLSDDHQAYPRAIRQLPCEVTHLVTSSKERRDARNRLFPVNLADMLLRHSSANHKRETIAWSKRRQASAERLAVFLVWRNYMKGRKEKVRGQSDACPDAEHAGGSVGDCGVAGDSAFRESDHTAGTLAGVLRAAGAHAGVGAADGA; from the coding sequence ATGAACACCAACGCCAGCTACTTCGACCCGCCCCACTGCCCCAACCCCAACTGCCATTTCCACAAAGGGTTGCGCCAGGGATGGCGTTTCAAGCGCATTGGCTACCACTGGAGTCACTGCCAGCGAAAGCGTATCCCCAGGTTCCTCTGCCAGTGCTGCCGACGCTCCTTCAGCTCCCAGACTTTCGCGACAACCTACTGGCTCAAGAGGCCGGAAGTCCTGGGCCAGCTCGTCATGAAGACCGTCGGCTGCATGGCCAACCGCCAGATCGCCCGTGAACTGCGGGTCGCACCTTCCACCATTGACCGCCAGCTGGCGCGGCTCGGCCGCCATTGTCTGCTTTACCACTCGCAGCAGATGCGGGACGCAAAGCCGGCTTCCACAGTCGCCATCGATGGCTTCGTTACTTTCGAGCATTCCCATTTCTGGCCCTTTCACCACCACCCGGCTGTCGAGCCCGAGTCCGACTTCATCGTCTACTTCACCGACAGCGAGGTGCGCCGCTCAGGCACCATGACCGATGCCCAGAAGCGCAAGCGCGAGCGCCTCGAGCAGCAGTACGGACGGCCTGACCCCAAGGCGGTGTTGAAGGATGTCACTCATTTGCTCGAGGTTGTCGTCGGTCGGCAGAAGCGGTTGACGGTGCTGAGCGACGATCATCAGGCGTATCCAAGGGCGATCCGGCAGTTGCCGTGCGAAGTGACGCACCTTGTGACGTCGAGCAAGGAGCGGCGGGATGCGCGCAATCGCCTATTCCCGGTGAACTTGGCGGATATGCTGTTGCGGCACAGCAGCGCCAATCACAAGCGGGAGACGATTGCTTGGTCGAAGCGGCGGCAGGCGAGCGCAGAGCGGCTGGCGGTGTTCCTGGTGTGGCGCAACTACATGAAGGGTCGGAAGGAGAAGGTCCGCGGGCAGTCCGACGCCTGCCCAGACGCGGAACATGCGGGTGGATCGGTTGGAGATTGCGGAGTTGCTGGAGATTCGGCTTTTCGCGAGTCGGATCACACTGCCGGGACGTTGGCTGGAGTACTACGGGCGGCGGGTGCGCACGCGGGTGTTGGAGCGGCAGACGGTGCATGA
- the secF gene encoding protein translocase subunit SecF, translating into MKLCFSLSAALVIVSIVLMLIHGGPRLSIDFTGGSVVQVKFATTPGISQVRSGLETRGYPGAQVTEFGAADEFLITVPATKGASGVEAADTAQKLLGDLRSAFPSAGVELRRVESVGPKIGSELRTAAVNSIIAGLFGIIIYVWFRFVLRYGFAAILALVHDVTLTLGVFSLLNLEISLQIVAALLTIVGYSINDTIVVFDRIRENMKLRRRESYRDVINRSINETLSRTILTSATTMTVAVVLWAMGGPVIRDFAFALSFGVFVGTYSSIFIASPVLVWWYERQASDAKRAAPEM; encoded by the coding sequence ATGAAGCTGTGCTTCTCGCTGTCGGCCGCCCTGGTCATCGTGAGCATCGTGCTCATGCTGATCCACGGCGGGCCGCGCCTGAGCATCGATTTCACCGGCGGTTCGGTTGTGCAGGTGAAGTTCGCGACAACGCCCGGCATCAGCCAGGTGCGCAGCGGCCTCGAGACCCGCGGCTACCCCGGCGCGCAGGTGACCGAGTTCGGCGCCGCCGACGAATTCCTCATCACCGTGCCGGCCACGAAGGGCGCCAGCGGCGTCGAGGCGGCCGATACCGCCCAGAAGCTGCTGGGCGACCTGCGCAGTGCCTTCCCCAGCGCCGGTGTCGAGCTGCGGCGCGTGGAGTCGGTGGGCCCGAAGATCGGCAGCGAGCTGCGCACCGCGGCCGTCAACTCGATCATCGCCGGCCTGTTCGGCATCATCATCTACGTCTGGTTCCGGTTCGTGCTGCGCTACGGCTTCGCCGCCATCCTGGCGCTGGTCCACGACGTGACCCTGACCCTCGGCGTCTTCTCGCTTCTGAACCTGGAGATCAGCCTGCAGATCGTTGCGGCGCTGCTGACGATCGTCGGTTACTCCATCAACGACACGATCGTGGTCTTCGACCGGATCCGTGAGAACATGAAGCTGCGGCGCCGCGAGAGCTATCGCGACGTGATCAACCGGTCGATCAACGAGACGCTCAGCCGCACCATCCTGACGTCGGCGACGACGATGACCGTGGCGGTGGTGCTGTGGGCGATGGGTGGTCCGGTGATCAGGGACTTCGCGTTTGCGCTGAGTTTTGGCGTGTTTGTGGGTACTTACAGTTCGATCTTTATTGCTAGTCCGGTTTTGGTCTGGTGGTATGAACGTCAAGCCTCCGACGCCAAACGTGCCGCTCCCGAAATGTAG